Proteins from one Chroococcidiopsis sp. CCMEE 29 genomic window:
- a CDS encoding transposase: MVYSSSLSDQEWKLIEPLLPQKKQTRPPVWSKRQILDGIFYQLKNGCNWCDLPRDLPPYSTVFWYYKQWRETGVLDEIMDKLHGKVREQAQKNRSGQP, from the coding sequence ATGGTATACTCCAGCAGCCTGAGCGACCAAGAATGGAAACTCATCGAGCCACTTTTGCCGCAAAAGAAGCAGACTAGACCACCAGTGTGGAGCAAACGTCAGATCCTCGATGGCATCTTCTACCAGCTCAAAAACGGCTGCAATTGGTGTGACTTACCCAGAGACCTGCCGCCTTACTCAACGGTTTTCTGGTACTACAAACAGTGGCGAGAAACTGGAGTCTTAGACGAGATTATGGACAAGCTCCACGGCAAAGTGCGCGAACAAGCCCAAAAAAACCGAAGTGGACAACCCTAA
- a CDS encoding transposase, producing MIDSQAVKNTCNASIASKGFCHYKATNGIKRHLAVDTLGFPLFTHCTKANVTDDQGLIEMRSQNINYFKAKPVNIPKITILLDHGYHPETITQALQEIYPHLTKIRFERSPKPSKIEKVAQGTSGFVPVATRWVVERSNAWMERCKSLVKNFEWTLDNARAKLNLCFIRLMLKRLAAA from the coding sequence ATGATCGACTCTCAGGCAGTTAAGAACACCTGTAATGCTAGCATTGCGTCCAAGGGTTTTTGTCATTACAAAGCAACGAATGGCATCAAACGGCATCTGGCTGTCGATACGCTGGGGTTTCCCTTGTTCACTCACTGTACCAAAGCCAATGTCACTGACGACCAGGGACTGATTGAGATGCGATCGCAAAATATCAACTATTTCAAAGCCAAACCCGTGAATATTCCCAAGATTACAATTCTGCTAGACCACGGTTATCATCCCGAGACAATCACCCAAGCGCTGCAAGAAATTTATCCCCACCTGACCAAAATTCGGTTTGAGCGCTCCCCAAAACCTTCAAAAATTGAAAAGGTAGCTCAGGGCACATCTGGATTTGTTCCAGTCGCGACCCGATGGGTGGTTGAACGCTCGAATGCTTGGATGGAACGCTGCAAGAGTCTGGTGAAAAACTTTGAGTGGACTTTAGACAATGCTAGGGCAAAACTCAATCTTTGCTTTATCAGGCTAATGCTTAAGCGCTTAGCCGCAGCCTAA
- a CDS encoding IS630 family transposase yields the protein MFQSLEAMARVSRVLPHLSEAEIREKIRTTSNFRRQQKWRIVYNALVDPRPAAEIAKHVGSTVRMVHRVVSEYNRNGTSAIETPGSGGRRRSYLSLEQEQTLLNQLTPEAKAGRLTTRAKIKQALERQVGHKVHKSTVYRLLQRYQWGKRKPRPAHPKADPDEQESFKTTFEQQVQSLVEQRSRADTRPVLVMAADQGRFGRTGELSACWCPPGFRPTIARQQVRQYIYAFVAVAPLLGMMSCLVLPYANTVMMNLFLQQVSIEFADYFIILQVDRAA from the coding sequence ATGTTCCAGTCCCTTGAAGCTATGGCACGTGTCAGTCGAGTTCTGCCCCACTTGTCTGAAGCTGAAATCCGAGAAAAAATTCGCACCACTAGCAACTTTAGACGACAACAAAAATGGCGGATTGTCTACAATGCCCTAGTTGACCCTAGACCCGCCGCCGAGATTGCTAAACATGTTGGTAGCACCGTCCGCATGGTGCATCGCGTTGTCAGTGAGTACAACCGCAACGGCACAAGCGCGATTGAAACTCCTGGTTCAGGTGGCAGACGGCGCAGTTACTTAAGCTTAGAGCAGGAGCAAACGCTGCTCAACCAACTCACCCCGGAGGCAAAAGCGGGTAGACTTACGACTCGAGCCAAGATTAAGCAAGCCTTGGAACGACAAGTGGGACACAAGGTTCATAAAAGCACGGTCTACCGACTGCTGCAACGGTATCAGTGGGGTAAGCGTAAACCTCGACCAGCGCATCCCAAAGCTGACCCCGACGAGCAAGAGAGCTTCAAAACCACCTTTGAGCAGCAAGTACAATCATTAGTCGAGCAACGATCCCGCGCTGATACTCGCCCCGTCCTAGTCATGGCGGCTGATCAAGGGCGCTTTGGTCGCACAGGTGAACTGAGTGCGTGTTGGTGTCCGCCGGGATTTCGCCCCACCATAGCTCGTCAACAGGTCAGGCAATACATCTATGCCTTTGTCGCTGTTGCACCACTGTTGGGCATGATGAGTTGTTTAGTGCTACCCTATGCCAACACCGTAATGATGAATCTATTTTTGCAGCAAGTTTCGATTGAGTTTGCAGACTACTTCATCATCCTGCAAGTTGATCGGGCTGCTTGA
- a CDS encoding helix-turn-helix domain-containing protein, translating into MTETESTTPEFTSTAELFEVLPEQPTVSSQPYNWTGIVAQQYHHRPNRLISPQLQQHLVTLNFGSPYTLTQQFEGRTQQARVVKGNMILTPAGRATEWHWQNNVNVLHLRLDPAFVDIIAEQVLEIDSNQVELVHQFSVPDPMTEQLGQALLMELLAEHPSGHLYVDSLTNVLVAHLLKHHSATPRVQAQHTLGLPPYKLQQAIDYIQEHLEIDITLADIAAQVGMSPYYFARQFKQSTGVSPHQYHTHTKLRSKR; encoded by the coding sequence GTGACCGAAACGGAATCTACAACCCCAGAATTTACTAGTACCGCCGAGCTTTTCGAGGTTCTGCCTGAGCAACCAACCGTTTCGAGTCAGCCGTATAACTGGACGGGCATCGTTGCCCAACAGTACCATCATCGCCCAAATCGCTTGATTTCACCCCAACTTCAGCAGCACTTAGTCACCTTGAACTTTGGTAGCCCCTACACGTTAACTCAACAGTTCGAGGGTCGAACGCAGCAGGCAAGAGTCGTTAAAGGCAATATGATCCTCACGCCAGCAGGTCGGGCAACCGAATGGCATTGGCAAAACAACGTGAATGTGCTGCATTTGCGGCTTGATCCAGCCTTTGTCGATATCATTGCGGAGCAAGTGCTGGAAATCGATTCTAATCAGGTCGAACTCGTCCATCAGTTCAGCGTGCCCGACCCGATGACCGAGCAGCTAGGGCAAGCGCTATTAATGGAACTATTAGCCGAGCATCCGAGCGGACATCTCTATGTGGACTCGCTCACGAACGTCTTGGTGGCGCATCTGCTCAAACATCATTCTGCCACCCCACGTGTACAAGCACAGCACACACTAGGATTGCCTCCGTATAAGCTGCAACAGGCAATTGATTACATTCAGGAGCACCTAGAAATCGACATCACCCTGGCAGACATCGCAGCACAAGTCGGTATGAGTCCCTATTATTTCGCACGGCAATTCAAGCAATCAACCGGAGTATCCCCGCATCAATATCACACTCATACCAAGTTGCGTTCTAAACGGTAA
- a CDS encoding Uma2 family endonuclease: MVQSPSKPITLEEFLKLPETKPANEYVDGQIIQKPMPQGKHSTIQTEFSTTINVSLKPQQIARAFSELRCTFGGRSTVPDVSVFTWKRVPRDQNGEVANTFPIAPDWTIEILSPDQSQTKVTKNILHCLNHGTQMGWLIDPDEQTVFVYLPKQQPEVFDQSEQTLPVPSFANELNLSVGLIFGWLLE, from the coding sequence ATGGTACAGTCTCCATCTAAACCCATCACCTTGGAGGAGTTTCTGAAACTGCCAGAAACTAAGCCTGCTAACGAGTATGTCGATGGGCAGATTATTCAGAAACCAATGCCACAGGGAAAGCACAGCACGATTCAAACCGAGTTTTCTACTACTATCAATGTGAGTCTTAAACCTCAACAGATTGCACGAGCGTTTTCAGAGCTACGTTGTACGTTTGGTGGGCGTTCAACGGTTCCAGATGTGTCTGTGTTTACTTGGAAGAGGGTTCCCCGTGACCAAAATGGTGAGGTTGCTAATACCTTTCCAATCGCTCCTGACTGGACTATTGAAATCCTCTCACCCGATCAAAGTCAAACGAAAGTAACCAAAAACATTCTGCATTGTCTTAATCATGGAACTCAGATGGGTTGGTTGATTGACCCCGATGAGCAAACTGTTTTTGTGTATCTTCCAAAGCAGCAACCAGAAGTGTTTGACCAGTCAGAGCAGACACTTCCAGTCCCCTCATTTGCTAATGAGTTGAATTTAAGTGTAGGGTTGATATTTGGTTGGTTGTTAGAGTAA
- a CDS encoding IS1 family transposase, with protein sequence MAVWLPVQCPHCHSTEVIKNGKSAEGKQRYRCQNLDCPYRTFILNQTYPERSRQVKQQIVEMTLNGSGVRDIARVLHVSPTTVIQELKKTQTSSTS encoded by the coding sequence ATGGCTGTTTGGCTCCCCGTGCAATGCCCACACTGTCATAGCACAGAGGTGATTAAGAATGGGAAATCAGCAGAGGGAAAGCAACGCTACCGTTGTCAAAATCTAGACTGCCCTTATCGCACTTTCATTCTGAATCAAACTTATCCGGAAAGAAGCAGACAAGTAAAACAGCAAATTGTGGAGATGACTCTTAACGGTAGTGGTGTTCGAGACATTGCACGAGTTTTACATGTTAGCCCTACTACGGTGATTCAGGAATTAAAAAAAACTCAGACATCTTCAACCAGTTAA
- a CDS encoding IS5 family transposase (programmed frameshift), with amino-acid sequence MTYERIKHLKPEEFKRLCGVHPETFNQIVIVMQQAKQQLKPGRPSKLSLEDQVLMTLEYLREYRTYFHIAQTWGVYESTAYRIIRSVEDTLISSGKFSLPGKKKLLEPEHTIEVVVVDVTESPIERPPKKQKRYYSGKKKQHTLKSQVVVDQLTKQIVCTAHGKGREHDFHLFKTSQVKMLTAVECLADKGYQGIAKIHPNSRIPKKKPRKASLSVEDKHLNRQLAKLRVVGEHVNRSLTIFKILSDRYRNRRKRFGLRFNLIAGLYNYEIQLTQ; translated from the exons ATGACCTACGAACGAATCAAGCATCTCAAGCCAGAAGAATTTAAACGGCTATGCGGCGTGCACCCTGAAACCTTTAACCAAATCGTAATAGTGATGCAGCAAGCAAAGCAACAATTGAAACCAGGTAGACCCAGCAAACTTAGCCTGGAAGACCAAGTATTGATGACCCTAGAATACCTACGGGAGTACCGCACTTATTTTCATATTGCTCAAACTTGGGGCGTTTATGAGTCCACAGCCTACCGCATCATTCGCAGTGTAGAAGACACCCTGATTAGCTCAGGGAAATTCAGCCTCCCAGGAAAGAAGAAACTCCTGGAGCCAGAGCATACCATTGAGGTAGTGGTAGTTGACGTGACTGAAAGTCCGATTGAACGTCCTC CAAAAAAACAGAAACGCTACTACAGCGGCAAAAAGAAACAGCATACACTCAAGTCCCAAGTAGTGGTAGACCAATTGACAAAACAGATCGTTTGTACCGCACATGGCAAGGGACGCGAACATGATTTCCATTTATTCAAAACCAGCCAGGTGAAAATGCTAACCGCTGTGGAGTGTTTGGCAGATAAAGGGTATCAAGGCATTGCTAAGATTCATCCCAATAGCCGTATACCCAAGAAAAAGCCGAGGAAAGCCAGTCTCAGTGTCGAAGACAAGCACTTGAATCGGCAGTTAGCCAAACTTAGAGTTGTTGGTGAGCATGTTAATCGCTCTCTGACGATTTTTAAGATTTTATCTGACCGCTATAGAAATCGCAGAAAGCGTTTTGGTCTACGCTTTAACTTGATTGCTGGTTTGTACAACTATGAAATCCAGCTAACTCAATAA
- a CDS encoding transposase — METPLLYRQLQDQLRQWVHPIDQRHLQVFSEILAAILQSGSAVLGKWIPYLSHRDCQARAHWERLSYFLHNQQINAERFYEPILRHVLSAFAGESVLLTLDTSMLWDQFCLIEVCFVWGGRSFTLAQVVLEHGSATVGFEQYQSVLECAKRVLPSHAQVSLLADRGFEHGNLIHWLQQQQWSWAIRVKSNLQVTLANGCTQSVEQLVPPEQQAYLFENVQVLDGIGCHLVTATVPATKDPWAVLSDQPPSLQSFALYGKRFGGIEPHFKDYKSAAFGVLHSGLRNAQALTCLFMLLDCASLIALMLGMMLVQMGERSRLDWHGERGLSFLQLGLRELARLCYARLSLPKLLALPKNNPPPACASHRKRDALDCRIEFSKVVRFSQ; from the coding sequence ATGGAAACACCCCTGTTATATCGTCAACTGCAAGACCAACTGCGTCAATGGGTGCACCCGATTGACCAACGACATCTGCAAGTATTTTCTGAAATCTTGGCTGCCATTTTGCAATCGGGCAGTGCGGTGCTGGGGAAATGGATTCCCTATTTGAGCCATCGGGACTGCCAAGCGCGTGCTCACTGGGAACGGTTAAGCTACTTCCTGCACAATCAGCAGATCAATGCCGAGCGGTTCTATGAGCCGATACTGCGCCATGTCCTGTCGGCATTTGCTGGAGAGTCGGTGTTGCTGACCCTCGATACCAGTATGCTGTGGGATCAATTTTGTCTGATTGAAGTATGCTTCGTCTGGGGAGGACGTTCCTTCACTCTGGCTCAAGTGGTGCTCGAACATGGCAGTGCGACCGTCGGTTTTGAGCAGTATCAGAGTGTGTTGGAGTGTGCTAAACGAGTATTACCGTCCCACGCTCAAGTGAGCTTACTGGCCGACCGAGGCTTTGAGCATGGCAACTTGATCCACTGGTTACAGCAACAGCAATGGTCGTGGGCAATTCGGGTAAAGTCGAACTTGCAGGTGACGTTGGCAAACGGGTGCACTCAATCGGTCGAGCAACTCGTGCCCCCCGAACAGCAGGCCTATTTGTTTGAGAACGTGCAGGTCTTGGATGGAATCGGTTGCCATCTGGTCACCGCTACGGTGCCAGCTACCAAAGACCCCTGGGCAGTGTTATCTGACCAACCACCTTCCCTACAAAGCTTTGCACTCTATGGTAAGCGATTTGGTGGGATTGAACCTCACTTTAAGGACTATAAGTCGGCTGCCTTCGGGGTGTTGCACTCCGGCTTACGCAATGCCCAAGCTCTAACCTGCTTATTCATGCTGCTGGATTGTGCCTCCTTGATAGCCCTCATGCTCGGCATGATGCTGGTGCAAATGGGAGAACGTTCCCGTCTCGACTGGCATGGGGAACGGGGCTTGAGTTTTCTGCAACTGGGTCTACGCGAACTAGCGCGACTCTGCTATGCGCGACTCTCCCTGCCCAAACTCCTGGCACTGCCCAAGAATAATCCGCCTCCTGCCTGTGCTTCTCACCGTAAACGAGATGCCTTAGACTGCCGGATTGAATTCTCGAAGGTGGTTAGATTCTCACAATGA
- a CDS encoding GNAT family N-acetyltransferase, which translates to MDIHIRPMRQEDVEICGLICYQAFKNSADCHNFRPDQPSLEFSIQLAQSCFANPQIFSIVAESNGKIIGSNYLSEYDIVRAVGPLAIDPNVQSEGAGRELMKVVIKRAIHSKSIRLVQNAWEHNKSGCFVV; encoded by the coding sequence ATGGATATCCATATTCGTCCAATGAGGCAAGAAGATGTTGAAATATGTGGGCTGATATGTTACCAGGCTTTTAAAAACAGTGCTGACTGTCATAACTTTCGCCCAGATCAGCCGTCTCTAGAATTCAGTATTCAGTTGGCGCAATCTTGCTTCGCTAACCCACAGATATTCAGCATCGTTGCCGAGAGTAACGGCAAAATTATCGGCTCTAACTATCTGTCGGAATATGACATTGTTCGGGCTGTTGGTCCGCTTGCTATTGACCCAAATGTTCAATCAGAGGGCGCGGGTAGAGAATTGATGAAAGTAGTTATTAAACGCGCCATACATAGCAAAAGTATTCGTTTAGTTCAAAACGCTTGGGAGCATAACAAATCAGGATGTTTTGTAGTATAG
- a CDS encoding NarK family nitrate/nitrite MFS transporter has translation MLQALFSFRDRYRILHLTWFAFFISFVVWFSFAPFATTIQRELHLTSPQLKVLAICNLALTIPARIAIGIVLDRYGPRLTFSALLVFAVVPCLLTATAHDFNQLVWSSLINSIMGAGFVAGVRMVAEWFPSKEIGLAQGVYGGWGNFGAAASQFCLPVLAMTIAYFTGGTLNWRIAIATIGFVTTLYGSIYFRYTQDTPPGEVYQRPQRHGGLEVTSQRSFWAMTLLDLGLLVSLGLLTYPLAQNNINFLNWVQVQFICVFLGLLYVFQFYKAWQVNREIVGSLNPFSSDFLQPSQHYPPNQRYQMRQIALLDFTYLTNFGSQITVISILPTWFEQTFGLNPVTASLVATAYPVLNLVSRPSGGLISDRAGSRKWTMTGLTIGIGIGYLLMSKLDSHSNLTVAIGVTMLCAYFVQAGAGATFSIVPLIRKSATGQIAGSVGAYGNVGGVIYLLVYSLSNAQTLFYSMGITALICASLCAFFLKEPQSSSATNFLEAAVTSTKHPS, from the coding sequence ATGTTGCAAGCTTTATTCTCGTTTCGCGATCGCTACCGCATTCTCCATCTCACTTGGTTCGCTTTTTTTATCTCATTTGTGGTTTGGTTTAGCTTTGCTCCCTTTGCAACAACGATACAGCGCGAACTGCACCTTACGTCACCGCAACTGAAAGTCTTAGCAATTTGCAATTTGGCGCTCACCATTCCCGCTCGGATTGCGATTGGCATAGTACTCGATCGCTATGGACCTCGATTAACGTTTTCGGCATTACTCGTTTTCGCCGTGGTGCCTTGCTTGCTGACTGCGACCGCACACGATTTTAATCAACTGGTTTGGAGCAGTTTGATTAACAGCATCATGGGAGCCGGGTTCGTGGCCGGCGTTCGCATGGTTGCAGAATGGTTTCCATCCAAAGAAATTGGTCTGGCGCAAGGAGTCTACGGCGGTTGGGGCAACTTTGGTGCAGCAGCCTCTCAGTTTTGTCTGCCGGTGCTAGCCATGACGATCGCATATTTCACAGGTGGAACATTGAACTGGCGGATTGCGATCGCCACGATTGGGTTCGTAACAACTCTCTACGGCAGCATTTATTTTCGTTACACCCAAGACACTCCACCTGGCGAAGTGTACCAGCGTCCTCAGCGACATGGTGGATTAGAAGTCACAAGCCAGCGCAGTTTTTGGGCAATGACACTGTTGGATTTAGGATTGCTCGTTTCGCTAGGATTGCTGACCTATCCGCTGGCTCAGAACAACATTAACTTCTTGAATTGGGTTCAAGTGCAGTTCATCTGCGTCTTTCTGGGACTACTGTATGTATTTCAGTTCTACAAAGCTTGGCAGGTCAATCGGGAAATTGTAGGGTCGCTCAACCCTTTCAGTTCAGACTTTCTACAACCTAGTCAGCACTATCCACCTAACCAACGTTACCAGATGCGGCAAATCGCGCTGCTCGATTTCACTTATTTAACAAACTTTGGCTCTCAAATTACCGTGATATCCATTTTGCCAACTTGGTTTGAACAAACGTTTGGACTAAATCCGGTGACGGCAAGCTTGGTTGCAACCGCTTATCCTGTTTTGAATTTAGTGTCTCGTCCTAGCGGTGGGCTGATCAGCGATCGCGCTGGCAGTCGGAAATGGACAATGACAGGGCTAACGATCGGCATTGGGATCGGCTACTTGCTAATGAGCAAGCTTGATTCTCACTCAAATCTCACCGTTGCAATTGGGGTAACGATGCTCTGCGCCTATTTTGTTCAAGCTGGAGCTGGAGCAACCTTTAGCATCGTGCCATTAATTCGCAAGTCCGCGACCGGACAAATCGCGGGAAGTGTGGGTGCTTATGGCAATGTCGGCGGCGTGATTTATTTGCTGGTCTACAGCCTCAGCAATGCTCAAACACTGTTTTACAGCATGGGCATTACGGCTCTAATTTGTGCCAGCTTATGTGCTTTTTTCTTAAAAGAACCTCAGAGTTCCTCTGCGACAAACTTTCTTGAAGCGGCAGTCACTTCCACTAAACATCCCTCATGA
- a CDS encoding nitric oxide synthase oxygenase, giving the protein MKLSNKQIRERIEDAQSLPMLLLEAKDYLRLFYQEQSLPEAQLQERLVEIYHDYRRSRTYWQTEDELIYGAKVAWRNSMRCIGRIFWESLRVRDLRHLTSAEEIFAAIVDHIQQATNGGNIRSTISIFAPDVPGQPGIRIWNPQLIRYAGYRQPNGTIVGDPAQMELTELCQHFGWQGRGTQFDVLPLIIQMPGQKPQLFELPPEAVMEVSMTHPDYDWFAELGLKWHALPAVSDWRLEIGGISYSCAPFNGWYMSAEIGARNFGDVKRYNLLPTVAERMGLNIRSKLSLWQDRALIELNRAVLHSFTTCGVTIADHHTASAQFMRHWHQEAEAGRMVPADWGRIVPPLSASTMEVFHQEMQNVCLKPNFFQLPVPWKGWNRKQSFSIGSTLNNSQLKQCPFH; this is encoded by the coding sequence ATGAAACTCAGTAATAAGCAGATCCGTGAACGAATTGAAGATGCACAATCGCTGCCGATGTTGTTACTAGAAGCGAAGGACTATCTCCGGTTATTTTATCAAGAGCAGTCGCTTCCAGAAGCTCAGTTGCAGGAACGTCTTGTAGAGATTTATCACGACTATCGGCGATCGCGCACTTACTGGCAGACCGAGGATGAATTGATTTATGGTGCAAAAGTGGCTTGGCGCAACAGCATGCGCTGCATTGGACGTATCTTTTGGGAGTCGCTGAGGGTGCGAGATCTGCGCCATCTCACCAGTGCAGAAGAAATCTTTGCCGCGATCGTCGATCATATTCAACAGGCGACCAACGGCGGGAATATTCGATCAACCATTAGTATCTTTGCGCCCGACGTACCTGGACAGCCAGGGATTCGCATTTGGAATCCCCAGTTGATTCGTTATGCCGGGTATCGTCAGCCCAATGGAACGATCGTCGGCGATCCTGCTCAAATGGAACTCACTGAACTTTGTCAACACTTCGGCTGGCAAGGAAGAGGAACCCAATTTGATGTTCTGCCGTTGATTATTCAGATGCCCGGACAGAAACCGCAACTGTTTGAACTACCGCCAGAAGCTGTGATGGAAGTCTCGATGACGCATCCCGATTATGACTGGTTTGCAGAACTCGGACTCAAATGGCACGCGCTTCCTGCCGTTTCAGACTGGCGATTAGAGATTGGCGGCATCTCCTATTCCTGTGCTCCCTTCAACGGTTGGTACATGAGTGCTGAAATTGGTGCTCGCAATTTTGGGGATGTGAAGCGCTACAACCTTTTACCCACGGTCGCTGAACGGATGGGGTTGAATATTCGGTCAAAGCTATCGCTGTGGCAGGACCGAGCACTGATTGAGTTGAATCGAGCCGTTTTGCATTCATTTACAACGTGTGGCGTGACGATCGCCGATCATCACACAGCGTCCGCTCAGTTCATGCGGCACTGGCACCAAGAAGCCGAGGCTGGACGCATGGTGCCTGCAGATTGGGGCAGAATCGTGCCACCGCTCTCTGCGTCCACAATGGAAGTCTTTCATCAGGAGATGCAAAATGTTTGCCTCAAACCCAATTTTTTTCAACTGCCTGTGCCTTGGAAAGGATGGAACAGGAAACAATCATTCTCCATTGGGTCTACTCTTAACAATTCACAGTTAAAGCAATGTCCTTTTCATTAG